In Paenibacillus larvae subsp. larvae, the following proteins share a genomic window:
- a CDS encoding phage tail sheath family protein yields MAGGTWDAQNKVRPGVYINTATKQKTLGAMGERGTAAFPAKLGWGPVKQILTLQAGEEIKEILGYELTDPEMLLVKEAFKRAKTVKLYRVNEGTKAQASLGDLTVQAVYPGKRGNSLSVFVEANIDDTAKTDIRTYLDGREVHRQTVGKAGDLKGNAWVEFIMPAKDAALTPAAAVFLKDGQDGEATYQDYMDFLNAIDSHEFHTLALPYDSKDSQTLKTLVAAQVKRWRDGEGRKIQAVMANFKEADDEGIISVKNGVILEDGTRLNAAQATVWTAAATASAGANESLTFQAYEGAVDADTRYTHQEVEQALRQGEFLFVANNGKAVVEQDINTFQTVTAKKGKHFAKNRVIRTLDGLANDSKRVYEQYYIGQMDNNADGRNLFKKELVQLFESYQRLNAIQDFDAQKDVSVEAGQDSDSIVVHIQVQPVDAIEKIYMQVEVE; encoded by the coding sequence ATGGCAGGCGGAACATGGGATGCACAAAACAAAGTAAGACCGGGAGTCTATATCAATACAGCGACCAAGCAAAAAACACTGGGAGCCATGGGAGAAAGAGGAACCGCAGCTTTTCCTGCAAAACTGGGCTGGGGACCCGTCAAACAAATTCTAACCCTTCAGGCAGGGGAAGAAATCAAGGAGATTCTCGGATATGAACTGACGGACCCGGAGATGCTGCTGGTGAAAGAAGCGTTCAAACGGGCCAAAACCGTGAAACTGTACAGAGTAAACGAAGGAACGAAAGCCCAGGCTTCATTGGGGGATCTGACGGTACAGGCCGTATATCCGGGAAAACGCGGTAACAGTCTGTCCGTTTTCGTGGAAGCCAACATCGATGATACAGCCAAGACCGATATCCGAACTTATCTGGACGGCCGGGAAGTACACCGCCAAACCGTGGGCAAAGCGGGGGATTTGAAAGGAAATGCATGGGTTGAGTTCATAATGCCGGCTAAAGATGCGGCATTAACTCCGGCAGCAGCGGTCTTTTTAAAGGATGGCCAGGATGGAGAGGCCACCTATCAGGACTACATGGATTTTCTGAACGCTATCGATTCTCATGAGTTCCATACCCTTGCGCTGCCTTACGACAGCAAGGATAGCCAAACTTTAAAAACTTTGGTTGCCGCTCAAGTGAAACGGTGGAGAGACGGGGAAGGAAGGAAAATCCAGGCCGTGATGGCTAATTTTAAGGAAGCGGATGATGAAGGCATCATCAGTGTGAAGAACGGGGTGATCCTGGAAGACGGAACCAGACTGAATGCTGCTCAAGCTACGGTTTGGACGGCAGCCGCCACAGCTTCGGCAGGGGCGAACGAATCCCTCACCTTCCAGGCTTATGAAGGAGCTGTCGATGCGGATACAAGATACACTCATCAGGAAGTGGAACAAGCACTCCGCCAGGGAGAATTTTTATTTGTCGCTAACAACGGAAAAGCCGTGGTGGAGCAAGATATTAACACGTTCCAGACGGTAACGGCCAAGAAAGGAAAGCATTTTGCCAAAAACCGGGTCATCCGTACGCTGGACGGCCTTGCCAATGACAGCAAACGGGTGTACGAGCAGTATTATATCGGCCAGATGGACAATAACGCTGATGGAAGAAACCTGTTCAAAAAAGAACTGGTGCAATTGTTTGAATCCTACCAGCGTTTAAATGCCATTCAGGATTTTGACGCACAGAAAGATGTCAGCGTGGAGGCAGGTCAAGACTCAGACAGTATTGTGGTTCATATTCAGGTGCAGCCTGTGGATGCAATCGAAAAAATCTATATGCAAGTAGAGGTGGAGTAA
- a CDS encoding phage tail terminator family protein: MKAWIDAVIAALREPFPDAGLYDEKVKDPWEPGDFFISLSDYRQERQVGLRFRQLFTVKIQYKPQSCADAYDTAQKLSAHLEYIRLGEYTVRPGQMSMVFKDDQVEAVLVLEVFVTKPETPGTKMKQWKQEGTIREQNETSR; the protein is encoded by the coding sequence ATGAAAGCATGGATCGATGCCGTAATAGCTGCTCTGAGGGAACCATTTCCGGATGCAGGCCTGTATGACGAGAAAGTGAAGGACCCGTGGGAACCGGGTGATTTTTTTATTTCCCTTTCGGATTACAGGCAGGAGCGGCAGGTCGGGCTGCGGTTCAGGCAGCTTTTTACCGTGAAAATCCAATACAAACCCCAAAGCTGTGCAGATGCCTATGATACGGCACAAAAGCTTTCGGCCCATCTGGAATATATCCGTCTGGGCGAGTATACGGTCAGGCCGGGCCAGATGAGTATGGTCTTCAAGGATGATCAGGTCGAGGCCGTTTTGGTATTGGAAGTGTTCGTAACGAAGCCCGAAACGCCGGGAACGAAAATGAAACAATGGAAGCAGGAGGGAACTATCCGTGAGCAAAACGAAACAAGCCGTTAA
- a CDS encoding ArpU family phage packaging/lysis transcriptional regulator has protein sequence MAPISYPLPELDRKKTQAAVEAALEKYRIYKTITFEARETSITSSYTERLHGPTNRISDQTANVAVYNVDTPAMRKEYCERIDQAVSRLHPKEQLLIRERYLKQDYVYDYVVYNQIFDPPISEGTYAKIRWKAFYKLALALGIGVEKEK, from the coding sequence ATGGCTCCCATTTCCTATCCATTACCCGAATTAGACCGCAAGAAGACACAAGCAGCCGTCGAGGCGGCCCTGGAAAAGTACCGTATTTACAAGACTATCACATTTGAAGCCAGGGAGACTTCAATTACTTCCTCTTATACGGAACGTTTACACGGCCCTACTAACCGGATCAGTGACCAGACAGCGAATGTGGCCGTCTATAATGTGGACACTCCGGCTATGCGCAAAGAGTATTGTGAGCGGATTGATCAGGCGGTCAGCCGTCTTCATCCCAAGGAACAGCTGCTGATTCGCGAACGTTACCTGAAGCAGGATTATGTGTATGATTATGTGGTTTATAATCAGATATTTGACCCGCCCATTAGCGAGGGTACCTATGCAAAAATACGCTGGAAAGCTTTTTACAAGCTGGCTTTGGCTCTGGGCATCGGTGTAGAGAAAGAGAAGTGA
- a CDS encoding helix-turn-helix domain-containing protein, giving the protein MSIGERIRQRRKLLQITQLEIAEQLKMGRSNFGHIENGRVTPSSSDLQKIADILQTNADYLLGRTDDPSPQGAAAGLKTYPEWATSKDKRDLKKMLQSPDVLYFDGIEFSDEDRAKMLGVMETIFWEAKKMNKEVNRKSREKKNNRNNKEL; this is encoded by the coding sequence ATGTCGATTGGCGAAAGAATCAGACAGCGCAGAAAATTACTTCAAATAACCCAGCTTGAAATCGCGGAACAATTGAAGATGGGGCGTTCTAATTTTGGACATATTGAGAACGGCAGGGTAACTCCCTCCAGCTCAGATCTGCAAAAAATCGCAGACATTCTCCAGACAAACGCTGACTATCTGCTGGGCCGTACAGACGACCCGTCTCCGCAAGGGGCAGCAGCCGGCCTAAAAACCTACCCGGAATGGGCCACATCCAAGGACAAACGTGATCTAAAAAAAATGCTGCAAAGTCCGGACGTCCTGTATTTCGACGGCATCGAATTTTCGGATGAAGACCGCGCCAAAATGCTGGGGGTCATGGAAACGATCTTCTGGGAAGCCAAAAAGATGAACAAAGAAGTTAATCGAAAAAGCCGGGAGAAAAAGAACAACCGCAACAACAAAGAACTCTAA
- a CDS encoding ImmA/IrrE family metallo-endopeptidase — translation MDIQRQTKKLFRKYQTNCPFTIAKMLNIHVVYLDLPMSVKGYCQHVLRRKFIVLNQNLEEETERRFVCAHELGHMILHQGFSHYFLTRNTYFVSSKYEREAHQFAIHLLLANCEMQRDETIQTLFKRCGIPEKMEIYFDLSTEK, via the coding sequence TTGGACATCCAGCGGCAGACCAAAAAGCTGTTTCGCAAATATCAAACAAACTGCCCTTTCACCATAGCCAAGATGCTGAATATTCATGTGGTCTATCTGGATCTTCCTATGAGTGTCAAAGGCTACTGCCAGCATGTGCTTCGCCGGAAATTCATTGTACTCAATCAAAATCTGGAGGAGGAAACGGAGCGGAGATTCGTGTGCGCGCACGAACTCGGGCATATGATCCTGCATCAAGGATTCAGCCATTACTTTCTCACCCGCAACACTTATTTCGTCTCCAGCAAATATGAACGTGAAGCTCATCAATTCGCTATCCATTTGCTGCTGGCAAATTGTGAAATGCAAAGGGATGAGACCATTCAGACACTGTTCAAGAGATGCGGCATACCAGAGAAAATGGAAATCTACTTTGATCTGTCAACTGAAAAGTGA
- a CDS encoding nucleoid-associated protein yields MPNIEISKLIAHDLALDKASPKTYQQLMDLSQIPAEVLEFFSSHISNAVIAKQIKVCTFTHKDAAVFLGCLEISQDLADDHLFINNSTNMTQLLFNVMKASSSRSSGTLIFILYNDLDTGLPYLAILKMDPNKAIQIDRTNYKFVVQEDILPSVNERLHKCAFIKLSPTLWEDEFHLKVLDKQQVTGEVSKYFLLSFLESQALIDNKAMTELVSVNLAEYAIQEQIIRTQLEIVDFNAKVDRLLSKGNDVDLDRDLDNLFKTYIAGDADRVNKIDGFKQKLVQKRENVMFEFVAEKRPTIAMFADPDRLIKIQFPLQDMDTKVFLEYKKEEDGSVTTIIKIKGVELKEKFK; encoded by the coding sequence TTGCCGAATATAGAGATATCGAAGTTAATAGCCCATGATTTAGCTCTGGACAAAGCCAGCCCGAAAACATATCAGCAGCTCATGGACCTATCGCAGATTCCTGCAGAGGTACTTGAGTTCTTCTCTAGCCATATTTCAAATGCAGTTATTGCAAAACAAATAAAAGTATGTACATTCACGCATAAAGATGCGGCTGTTTTTCTCGGTTGCTTGGAAATATCTCAAGATCTTGCTGACGATCATTTATTTATTAATAATAGCACCAATATGACCCAGCTACTTTTTAACGTGATGAAAGCTTCGAGTTCAAGAAGTTCGGGGACATTAATTTTTATTTTATACAACGATTTGGATACTGGCCTTCCGTACCTTGCGATTCTCAAAATGGATCCTAACAAAGCTATTCAAATTGATCGTACAAATTATAAGTTTGTTGTTCAAGAAGATATTTTGCCTAGTGTAAACGAAAGGCTCCATAAATGTGCTTTTATAAAACTTAGTCCAACTCTTTGGGAAGATGAATTCCATCTGAAAGTACTAGACAAGCAGCAGGTAACAGGTGAGGTTTCTAAGTATTTTCTATTATCCTTTCTGGAATCACAAGCGTTGATTGATAACAAAGCTATGACAGAACTGGTTAGCGTTAATCTGGCTGAGTATGCAATTCAAGAACAGATTATTCGAACACAATTGGAGATTGTTGATTTTAACGCAAAAGTAGACCGATTGCTCAGCAAAGGAAATGATGTTGACTTGGATCGAGACTTGGACAACCTTTTCAAAACATACATAGCGGGAGATGCTGATCGGGTAAATAAAATAGATGGGTTCAAGCAAAAGCTTGTTCAAAAACGAGAGAACGTCATGTTTGAATTCGTTGCTGAGAAAAGACCTACAATCGCAATGTTTGCAGACCCAGATAGATTAATTAAAATTCAATTTCCTCTTCAAGATATGGACACTAAGGTATTCCTTGAATATAAAAAAGAAGAAGACGGTTCCGTAACAACGATAATTAAAATTAAAGGTGTGGAACTAAAAGAAAAGTTTAAGTAG
- a CDS encoding transposase, whose protein sequence is MEKRNRYTSEFKTKVVLEVLRKEQTVNEITARYELSPVMISRWKA, encoded by the coding sequence ATGGAAAAACGAAACCGATATACCTCAGAGTTTAAGACGAAGGTCGTGTTAGAGGTGCTCCGTAAGGAGCAGACCGTCAATGAGATTACAGCCAGATATGAATTAAGCCCAGTGATGATTAGCCGTTGGAAAGCGTAG
- a CDS encoding glycoside hydrolase domain-containing protein → MSKEVLDAQVWLNSTYGNNSKYIRVKETGYPGTATSKALISALQIELGLSSVTGNFGDMTSKACDANPLGSGSTGNKVKLLQYGLYCKGYNPRSTDGVFNQHTQNALKSIQQDAGLSENQISTAAKGLQMKAVLGPDEYKKVSRGDSKIREMQQELNRRYLDYTGLRPCDGIYSRGTNAALIFALQAEEHLPIGVANGNFGVTTRKCCPEIPYTKAQKDYKGAAYNSESITRFIKLVQFTLYCVGHDRYSALPFNGSKYDPGKFNGEFNNSTLEALHQFQRDVALPVRDRIGIDEWMALLVSTGNPDRAGDVCDCASRITPAVAAQLKKAGYILVGRYLTGDIVVKNTRVAKNLLRSEMYDIFKARLRLFVIFQDAREYYTENPHEENIVNYFTQKRGYADAEKAFSAAKSLGVPRNEIIYFTVDYDFMEDQVKSKIIPYFKGVNEYAKEAGNIFRIGIYGSRNTCSLVKKEGYSVSSFVSDLSTGYSGNMGYPLPDDWAFDQIKEYGPSSSVSIGIDKNVRSGRYEGFNDFIKEEQDNEWDLIRKNGSAYVLTDGPKGPYPNDESKLPVYWAKVKTSDGKFVAKYPMYDGIQVGAFYSKRDINPNRKDSNDDHIRYVYFRDVGGRLNAGYIDESSLINYPNEGKGKFVYHYFGGKRYGEIAMERMLL, encoded by the coding sequence ATGTCAAAAGAAGTTTTAGACGCGCAGGTATGGCTAAATTCGACCTACGGGAATAATTCCAAGTACATCCGTGTAAAAGAGACGGGCTATCCCGGAACAGCAACATCGAAAGCATTAATATCCGCTTTACAAATTGAACTAGGGCTTTCTTCCGTCACAGGAAACTTTGGAGATATGACTTCCAAGGCCTGCGATGCAAACCCACTGGGTAGCGGAAGTACAGGAAACAAAGTCAAATTACTCCAATATGGGCTTTACTGTAAAGGATATAATCCGCGGAGTACGGATGGGGTATTTAATCAACATACACAAAACGCGTTGAAATCCATTCAACAGGACGCCGGATTATCGGAAAATCAAATCTCAACAGCTGCAAAAGGACTTCAAATGAAGGCAGTTCTCGGCCCTGATGAATATAAGAAAGTCAGCCGCGGAGACAGCAAGATACGGGAAATGCAGCAGGAACTGAACCGCAGGTATTTGGACTATACGGGTCTTCGTCCCTGTGATGGGATTTATTCACGCGGAACAAATGCGGCACTTATCTTTGCTTTACAGGCCGAAGAACATTTGCCTATCGGCGTCGCAAATGGCAACTTTGGCGTTACAACCAGGAAATGCTGTCCGGAGATTCCTTATACGAAGGCACAAAAAGATTATAAGGGTGCAGCTTACAACAGCGAAAGTATTACCCGGTTCATCAAGTTAGTACAGTTCACCTTATATTGTGTCGGGCATGACCGGTACAGTGCACTTCCTTTCAATGGAAGCAAATATGATCCCGGTAAGTTTAACGGAGAGTTTAATAATTCAACCCTAGAGGCTCTTCATCAATTCCAAAGAGATGTCGCCTTGCCTGTCAGGGACAGGATTGGAATAGATGAGTGGATGGCACTGCTTGTCAGCACAGGGAATCCAGACCGTGCCGGCGACGTTTGTGACTGTGCTTCCAGAATTACGCCTGCTGTCGCAGCCCAATTAAAAAAAGCAGGATATATACTTGTTGGCCGGTACCTGACCGGGGATATCGTCGTAAAGAATACCCGGGTTGCCAAAAATCTATTGCGTTCGGAGATGTACGATATTTTTAAAGCCAGGTTAAGACTCTTTGTTATCTTCCAAGATGCCAGAGAGTATTACACGGAAAACCCGCATGAGGAGAACATTGTAAACTATTTTACACAAAAGCGGGGATATGCCGATGCAGAGAAAGCATTTTCCGCCGCCAAGTCACTTGGTGTTCCGAGGAACGAAATCATTTATTTTACGGTGGATTATGATTTTATGGAAGATCAGGTCAAGTCGAAGATCATTCCTTATTTTAAAGGAGTTAATGAATATGCGAAGGAAGCCGGGAATATCTTCAGGATCGGGATTTATGGTTCCCGCAACACCTGCTCACTTGTGAAAAAGGAAGGTTATTCTGTCAGTAGTTTTGTTTCCGATCTTTCAACCGGGTACAGCGGAAATATGGGATATCCCCTCCCGGACGATTGGGCCTTTGACCAAATCAAAGAATATGGTCCGAGCTCATCTGTGAGCATCGGGATCGATAAGAATGTACGTTCAGGCCGGTATGAAGGTTTTAATGACTTTATTAAGGAAGAACAGGATAATGAATGGGATCTGATTCGTAAGAACGGTTCTGCGTATGTGCTTACCGACGGACCAAAGGGACCCTATCCGAATGATGAAAGTAAACTTCCTGTCTATTGGGCTAAGGTAAAAACGTCTGACGGGAAATTCGTTGCCAAATATCCCATGTATGATGGCATACAAGTTGGTGCGTTTTACAGCAAGCGAGATATAAATCCTAATCGTAAAGACAGTAATGATGACCATATTCGATATGTATATTTCAGAGATGTCGGCGGCCGACTGAATGCGGGTTATATTGACGAGTCGTCTTTGATTAATTATCCGAATGAAGGAAAGGGGAAGTTTGTCTATCATTACTTTGGAGGTAAGAGGTATGGAGAGATAGCGATGGAAAGAATGCTTTTATGA
- a CDS encoding aminopeptidase yields MKPELIEVSKRLLTNCLGLKAGETFLVVADDSREELAKHVYEAGRRLGAESVIMVMKEKEKSGQEPPVPVASAMAASHVVICLTKMSLTHTQARKQAVAAGSRLATMPSITEDMFLQGAVAADYSEVKVFTEKVTDMLTTSKQARIEKDGYSLTFSLEERKGVPSTGVYLNPGESGNLPSGEAYIAPVEGTANGQLLVDGSIAEIGKVQGPVLLTIEDGRLVKAEGPDGEQLLHILGDGDGRSVAEFGIGTNKKARITGVVLEDEKVYGTVHVAFGSNNTFGGIVSAGVHIDCVVKQPDVYLDGNKVMEKGQLIC; encoded by the coding sequence ATGAAACCAGAATTAATCGAAGTAAGCAAACGGTTATTGACAAATTGCCTGGGATTAAAGGCGGGGGAGACGTTCCTTGTTGTTGCGGACGATTCAAGGGAAGAACTTGCCAAGCATGTCTACGAAGCGGGACGCAGGCTGGGGGCTGAATCCGTCATTATGGTCATGAAGGAAAAGGAAAAATCCGGACAGGAACCCCCGGTTCCGGTTGCATCCGCTATGGCGGCTTCCCATGTGGTCATTTGCCTGACGAAAATGTCCCTGACACATACACAGGCCCGCAAACAGGCTGTGGCAGCCGGCAGCCGGCTGGCGACCATGCCGAGCATTACGGAAGATATGTTCCTGCAGGGAGCGGTTGCGGCAGATTATTCAGAAGTAAAGGTCTTTACGGAGAAAGTGACCGACATGCTGACCACAAGCAAACAGGCGCGCATTGAAAAAGACGGATATTCGCTGACGTTTTCTCTGGAAGAACGAAAAGGCGTTCCCAGTACCGGCGTTTATCTTAATCCGGGAGAGTCAGGCAACCTGCCTTCAGGAGAAGCGTACATTGCACCGGTGGAAGGCACAGCAAACGGCCAGCTGCTGGTAGACGGGTCCATCGCTGAGATCGGCAAAGTACAGGGTCCTGTTTTGTTGACGATAGAGGACGGAAGACTTGTGAAAGCGGAAGGACCGGATGGAGAACAGCTGCTTCATATTCTGGGTGATGGTGACGGGCGGTCTGTAGCTGAATTCGGTATCGGAACCAATAAGAAAGCCCGTATTACAGGCGTGGTGCTGGAGGATGAGAAAGTATACGGCACCGTTCATGTGGCATTCGGCAGCAATAATACGTTCGGAGGCATAGTTTCGGCAGGAGTACATATTGATTGTGTTGTCAAACAGCCGGATGTCTATCTGGACGGGAATAAGGTAATGGAAAAAGGCCAACTCATCTGTTAA
- a CDS encoding AroM family protein produces MLLVKLGMITIGQAPRTDVAPIMEKYLENRAELVQMGALDGLTKTYIDERMAPGEEDYILTSRLTTGEHVVMSRSCLQPLVEDKIKQMENLGITQILLLCTGQFPGLATERSYLIEPDHILPPVVRTMTGNRRLGILVPLPEQMDGMKEKFHSFEQEPVYAVSSPYTPDKVRFMSASRELKEKGADLIILDCMGYQEEMRAWVEEASGLPVILSNALMAKLISEMIG; encoded by the coding sequence ATGCTGTTGGTTAAACTCGGCATGATTACAATCGGGCAGGCACCCCGTACGGATGTGGCTCCTATTATGGAGAAGTACCTGGAGAATCGTGCGGAACTGGTACAGATGGGAGCTCTGGACGGTTTAACCAAGACTTACATTGATGAGCGGATGGCTCCCGGCGAGGAAGATTACATTCTGACTTCCCGTCTGACGACCGGGGAACATGTGGTCATGAGCCGTTCTTGTCTTCAGCCGTTGGTTGAGGATAAAATAAAACAGATGGAGAACCTTGGGATTACCCAGATTTTACTTCTTTGTACCGGACAATTTCCGGGTTTGGCAACGGAACGCTCCTACTTGATCGAGCCGGATCATATTCTTCCTCCTGTAGTCCGTACTATGACCGGAAACCGGAGGCTTGGGATATTGGTACCATTGCCTGAACAAATGGACGGAATGAAAGAGAAATTTCATTCATTTGAGCAAGAGCCGGTTTATGCGGTTTCTTCCCCTTACACGCCCGATAAAGTGCGGTTTATGTCTGCATCCCGGGAATTGAAGGAAAAGGGAGCCGATCTGATTATTTTGGACTGCATGGGTTATCAGGAAGAAATGCGGGCATGGGTCGAGGAAGCTTCCGGTCTTCCGGTTATCTTGTCCAATGCCTTGATGGCCAAACTGATCTCTGAGATGATTGGTTAG
- a CDS encoding DUF1177 domain-containing protein, with protein sequence MALKQTLTVYETLDSAYVTGDKVKELFQDYPKVSVTVQKITGEEGSTDFIKIVIPGSNGKSNGGDAPTFGIIGRLGGIGARPSRVGLVSDGDGAVASALKLADMQVKGDVLPGDVIATTHICPDAPTQPHEPVDFMGSPVEMDIMNTYEILPEQEAILSIDTTKGNRVINHKGIALSPTVKEGYILRVSEDLLRIMEMITGQLPVTFPITMQDITPYGNDVYHINSILQPAVATDAPVVGLAVSAQSAVPGCGTGASHEVDIASAVRFAVEVAKEYTQGTCQFYNEQEFARLTKLYGSMKVLQTMGKEA encoded by the coding sequence ATGGCTTTGAAACAAACGCTTACTGTATATGAAACTTTGGATAGTGCCTATGTAACGGGAGATAAAGTGAAAGAGCTTTTTCAAGATTATCCTAAAGTATCCGTTACCGTTCAAAAAATAACCGGAGAAGAAGGCAGCACGGATTTTATCAAAATCGTCATTCCCGGTTCTAACGGAAAATCGAACGGAGGAGATGCTCCTACATTCGGAATTATCGGCCGTTTAGGCGGAATCGGTGCCCGTCCAAGCCGGGTCGGGCTCGTCTCCGACGGGGACGGGGCGGTTGCGTCTGCTTTGAAACTGGCGGATATGCAGGTAAAAGGCGACGTGCTTCCGGGAGATGTCATCGCAACTACGCATATTTGTCCGGATGCGCCTACCCAGCCTCATGAACCTGTCGATTTCATGGGTTCCCCGGTAGAAATGGATATTATGAATACTTACGAAATTTTGCCGGAGCAGGAAGCTATTTTATCCATCGATACCACAAAAGGAAACCGTGTTATTAACCATAAGGGCATCGCGCTGTCTCCAACGGTAAAAGAAGGATACATCTTGCGGGTAAGTGAGGATTTGCTGCGCATTATGGAAATGATTACGGGCCAGCTTCCGGTGACTTTCCCGATTACCATGCAGGATATTACGCCTTACGGAAATGATGTATACCATATCAATTCCATTCTTCAGCCGGCTGTTGCCACAGACGCCCCGGTTGTCGGGCTTGCCGTTTCGGCTCAATCGGCTGTACCGGGATGCGGAACCGGAGCCAGCCACGAGGTGGACATTGCTTCTGCCGTACGCTTTGCGGTTGAAGTAGCTAAAGAGTACACGCAGGGAACCTGCCAATTTTATAATGAGCAAGAGTTTGCCCGACTGACCAAGCTTTACGGATCGATGAAGGTACTGCAAACAATGGGGAAAGAAGCGTAA
- a CDS encoding DUF917 domain-containing protein has protein sequence MTAITIDEQIVRYAVYGGAILGGGGGGWIKEGLELGRLALEAGDPRLLTVDELSDEDLLVTVAMVGAPAAKDQYVKPIQYARALELLQERTGRTFRGIITNENGAGTTVNGWFQAALTGIPVIDNPCNGRAHPTGVMGALNLSELPDYVSHQAAVGGKAANLVELTVSGSLSKAASLVRSASVEAGGLVAVARNPVTVSYAKKNGAPGAIVQAIEVGEALLSHKGEAAIDAVAAKLGGKLVTVGEVSDFRMETAGGFDVGTVLIGGYEMTFWNEYMTLEKDGERLSTFPDLIMTLDADTAEPVVSAAVAKEQRLAVISVPKQNLKLSTTMSNKNLLKPIEPIVHKPIEAYL, from the coding sequence GTGACTGCGATAACAATTGATGAACAAATTGTCCGCTATGCCGTCTATGGAGGAGCCATCCTCGGAGGCGGTGGCGGCGGGTGGATTAAAGAGGGGCTGGAGCTCGGCCGTCTTGCCCTTGAGGCGGGAGATCCCAGGCTGCTGACCGTAGATGAGCTTTCGGATGAGGATTTGCTGGTCACCGTGGCTATGGTGGGAGCACCTGCCGCCAAGGACCAGTACGTGAAGCCGATCCAGTATGCAAGGGCTCTGGAACTTCTTCAGGAACGGACAGGCCGTACGTTCAGGGGGATTATTACAAACGAGAATGGAGCAGGGACTACCGTTAACGGCTGGTTTCAGGCAGCCCTTACAGGAATCCCCGTTATCGATAATCCCTGTAATGGGAGGGCTCATCCTACCGGTGTGATGGGAGCTCTGAATTTATCGGAACTGCCCGATTATGTTTCCCATCAAGCGGCAGTAGGAGGCAAAGCAGCGAACCTGGTGGAATTGACCGTTTCCGGTTCTCTCAGTAAAGCGGCTTCCTTGGTCCGCTCCGCTTCAGTGGAAGCGGGAGGCCTTGTTGCTGTAGCCCGAAATCCCGTAACCGTATCCTACGCCAAGAAAAACGGGGCCCCGGGAGCTATCGTCCAAGCTATCGAGGTGGGAGAGGCTCTGCTGTCCCACAAAGGCGAAGCGGCTATCGATGCGGTCGCAGCCAAACTGGGCGGTAAGCTTGTAACCGTGGGGGAAGTATCGGATTTTCGTATGGAAACCGCGGGAGGTTTCGATGTCGGTACGGTCCTGATCGGAGGTTATGAAATGACGTTCTGGAACGAGTACATGACCCTGGAGAAAGACGGGGAGCGGCTTTCCACCTTCCCGGACCTCATCATGACCCTGGATGCCGATACGGCGGAACCTGTCGTCTCTGCGGCAGTAGCAAAAGAGCAACGTTTGGCCGTAATCAGCGTGCCCAAACAGAACCTGAAATTAAGCACCACCATGAGCAACAAGAATTTGCTTAAGCCGATCGAACCAATCGTACACAAGCCTATCGAAGCGTATTTGTAA